The following coding sequences lie in one Xanthomonas hortorum pv. pelargonii genomic window:
- a CDS encoding NAD(P)/FAD-dependent oxidoreductase, with product MDLKSGYPFWSIRNGLMRAYPRLEQDAHCEVAIVGGGVTAALIAHELLKHGHDVVVVEQREIGWGSTSASTALLQYEIDTPMIELARQHGMPAAALAYSACAQAILDLQGLCNTLGGCDFTRQDSLYYASRARDLKELRSELKARQAHALPVEWIERAPLWHNYGVRSEGAILSRLAASVDPYRLCYRLFAECEQYGARIYDRSTIATLEPHDQHVALRTQDGVSLRARHVIMAAGYGNQQWLSQRVARNRSSYAFVTDPLHDSEMGALKHTMMWETARPYLYLRSTPDGRVVAGGEDDNVDLPARRDARVMRKLKTLLKKIRQTMPDVSLRPVFAWGGTFAETADGLPFFGTHPQYGPRVSFAMAYGGNGITYSAIGAGLLRAQLEGRSHPLSELFGFSRLG from the coding sequence ATGGACCTCAAAAGTGGCTACCCGTTCTGGTCGATCCGCAACGGGTTGATGCGCGCCTATCCGCGCCTGGAACAAGACGCCCACTGCGAGGTCGCCATCGTCGGTGGCGGCGTCACCGCAGCCCTGATCGCGCACGAACTGCTCAAGCACGGGCACGATGTGGTGGTGGTCGAACAACGCGAGATCGGCTGGGGCAGCACCTCGGCCAGCACCGCCTTGCTGCAATACGAAATCGATACGCCGATGATCGAGTTGGCCAGGCAACACGGCATGCCGGCGGCCGCGCTCGCTTACAGCGCCTGTGCGCAAGCCATCCTCGACCTGCAAGGCCTGTGCAATACGCTGGGCGGCTGCGACTTCACCCGCCAGGACAGCCTGTATTACGCGAGCCGGGCACGCGATCTGAAGGAGTTACGCAGCGAGCTGAAGGCACGCCAGGCGCATGCCTTGCCGGTGGAGTGGATCGAGCGCGCGCCGCTATGGCACAACTACGGCGTACGCTCGGAGGGTGCGATCCTCAGCCGCCTGGCCGCCAGCGTCGACCCGTACCGGCTGTGCTATCGCCTGTTCGCCGAGTGCGAGCAGTACGGTGCGCGCATCTACGACCGCAGCACGATTGCCACGCTCGAACCTCACGACCAGCATGTGGCATTGCGCACCCAGGACGGTGTCAGCCTGCGCGCGCGCCACGTGATCATGGCTGCCGGTTATGGCAATCAGCAGTGGCTATCGCAACGCGTGGCGCGCAATCGCAGCAGCTACGCATTCGTGACCGATCCCTTGCACGACAGCGAGATGGGTGCGCTCAAGCACACCATGATGTGGGAAACCGCGCGTCCGTATCTGTACTTGCGCAGCACGCCGGATGGGCGCGTGGTGGCCGGTGGCGAAGACGACAACGTCGATCTCCCGGCACGTCGCGATGCGCGCGTCATGCGCAAGCTGAAGACCCTGCTGAAGAAGATCCGGCAGACGATGCCGGATGTGAGCTTGCGCCCGGTGTTTGCCTGGGGCGGCACCTTCGCCGAAACCGCAGACGGATTGCCGTTCTTCGGCACTCACCCTCAATACGGGCCGCGCGTGTCGTTCGCAATGGCCTACGGCGGCAACGGCATCACCTATAGCGCGATCGGCGCCGGGTTACTGCGCGCGCAACTGGAGGGCAGATCTCATCCCTTGTCCGAGTTGTTCGGGTTCTCGCGACTGGGCTGA
- a CDS encoding Tex family protein: MIDSQLAQQIARTIADEIGAQPAQARAAIALLDEGASVPFIARYRKEVTGGLDDTQLRNLETRLTYLRELEERRAAILSSIGEQGKLSDELRDEIGAADTKSRLEDLYLPYKPKRRTRAQIAREAGLEPLADGLLADPSQAPEVAAAPFIDADKGVADIKAALEGARAILMERWGEDAALVGELRSWLNDNGVIRARVAEGKEEAGAKYRDYFDHVESLAKIPSHRLLALFRARREEFLYLDLDPGSDAEAGHQYAEGRVALSAGVSNQGRPADRWLLDACRLTWRAKLHMHLLLDLFNQAREKAEAEAIAVFGDNLKDLMLAAPAGARVVLGLDPGIRTGCKIAVVDATGKLVATETIYPHEPKRQWDQSLQTIKQLCLQHNVELIAIGNGTASRETDKLAGEAIALCGAAKLQKVVVSEAGASVYSASEFAAKEFPNLDVSLRGAVSIARRLQDPLAELVKIEPKAIGVGQYQHDVDQYRLAKALEARVEDCVNAVGVYVNTASAALLSRVSGLSSTVAENIVRHRDDNGPFKRRKDLLKVPRLGDKTFEQCAGFLRIADGDEPLEVSAVHPEAYPVVERIVGSTGKPIKALLGDGSFLRGLKPELFTDEQFGVPTVRDILKELEKPGRDPRPEFKAAQFAEGIEDIKHLKPGMVLEGVVSNVAAFGAFVDIGVHQDGLVHISALSDTFVKDPRDVVKAGDIVKVKVLEVDVARKRIALTCRLSDTPPPADAAAQSRDQRGNGGPGQGRRDGGGGRGPGQGNNKPRTTAPPADNALAAAFARAKRT; this comes from the coding sequence ATGATCGATAGTCAGCTTGCCCAGCAGATCGCTCGCACCATCGCCGATGAGATCGGTGCCCAACCCGCGCAGGCGCGCGCCGCCATCGCCCTTCTCGACGAAGGCGCCAGCGTTCCGTTCATCGCCCGCTACCGCAAGGAAGTCACCGGCGGTCTGGACGACACCCAACTACGTAATCTGGAAACGCGCCTGACCTATCTGCGCGAGCTGGAAGAGCGCCGCGCAGCGATCCTGTCCAGCATCGGCGAGCAGGGCAAGCTCAGCGACGAATTGCGTGATGAGATCGGCGCGGCCGACACCAAATCGCGACTGGAAGATCTGTATCTGCCGTACAAGCCCAAGCGCCGTACCCGCGCGCAGATCGCGCGCGAAGCCGGCCTGGAGCCGCTGGCCGATGGGTTGCTGGCCGATCCGAGCCAGGCGCCGGAAGTGGCCGCCGCGCCGTTCATCGATGCAGACAAGGGCGTTGCCGACATCAAGGCGGCGCTGGAAGGCGCGCGCGCGATCCTGATGGAACGCTGGGGCGAAGATGCCGCCCTGGTCGGCGAGCTGCGCAGCTGGTTGAACGACAACGGCGTGATTCGCGCGCGCGTGGCCGAGGGCAAGGAAGAGGCCGGCGCCAAATACCGCGATTACTTCGACCATGTCGAATCATTGGCAAAGATTCCCTCGCACCGCTTGCTGGCGCTGTTCCGCGCGCGTCGCGAGGAATTTCTGTATCTGGACCTAGACCCGGGCAGCGACGCCGAGGCCGGCCACCAGTACGCCGAAGGCCGGGTGGCACTCAGCGCCGGCGTGTCCAACCAGGGCCGCCCGGCCGACCGCTGGCTGCTGGACGCCTGCCGGCTGACCTGGCGGGCCAAGCTGCACATGCATCTGCTGCTGGACCTGTTCAACCAGGCGCGCGAAAAGGCCGAGGCCGAGGCGATCGCGGTGTTCGGCGACAACCTCAAGGACCTGATGCTGGCCGCGCCGGCCGGCGCACGCGTGGTGCTCGGGCTGGACCCGGGCATCCGCACCGGCTGCAAGATCGCCGTGGTCGATGCCACCGGCAAGCTGGTGGCGACCGAGACGATCTATCCGCATGAGCCCAAGCGGCAGTGGGATCAGTCGCTACAGACGATCAAGCAGCTGTGCCTGCAGCACAACGTGGAACTGATCGCGATCGGCAACGGCACCGCCAGCCGCGAGACCGACAAGCTGGCCGGTGAAGCGATCGCGCTGTGCGGCGCGGCCAAGCTGCAGAAGGTGGTGGTCAGCGAAGCCGGTGCGTCGGTGTATTCGGCGTCCGAATTTGCGGCCAAGGAATTTCCGAATCTGGATGTATCGCTGCGCGGCGCGGTGTCGATCGCGCGGCGTCTGCAGGATCCGTTGGCCGAGTTGGTCAAGATCGAACCCAAGGCGATCGGCGTGGGGCAGTACCAGCACGACGTGGATCAATATCGTCTGGCCAAGGCGCTGGAAGCGCGCGTGGAAGACTGCGTCAATGCGGTCGGCGTGTACGTCAACACCGCCTCGGCGGCGCTGCTGTCACGGGTGTCGGGGCTGTCGAGCACGGTGGCGGAAAACATCGTGCGCCATCGCGACGACAACGGCCCGTTCAAGCGCCGCAAGGACTTGCTCAAAGTGCCGCGCCTGGGCGACAAGACCTTCGAGCAGTGCGCCGGTTTCCTGCGCATCGCCGATGGCGACGAGCCGCTGGAGGTGTCGGCGGTGCATCCGGAAGCCTATCCGGTGGTGGAGCGCATCGTCGGCAGCACCGGCAAGCCGATCAAGGCGTTGCTGGGCGACGGCAGCTTTCTGCGCGGGCTCAAGCCGGAGCTGTTCACCGACGAACAGTTCGGTGTGCCGACCGTGCGCGACATCCTCAAGGAGCTGGAAAAACCCGGCCGCGATCCGCGCCCAGAGTTCAAGGCCGCGCAGTTTGCCGAAGGCATCGAGGACATCAAGCATCTCAAGCCCGGCATGGTGCTCGAAGGCGTGGTCAGCAACGTGGCCGCGTTCGGCGCCTTCGTCGATATCGGCGTGCACCAGGATGGTCTGGTGCATATCTCGGCGTTGTCGGACACCTTCGTCAAGGATCCACGCGATGTGGTCAAGGCCGGCGACATCGTCAAGGTCAAGGTGTTGGAAGTGGACGTGGCGCGCAAGCGCATCGCGCTGACCTGCCGCCTGTCCGACACGCCGCCGCCGGCCGATGCTGCGGCCCAGTCGCGTGATCAACGCGGCAATGGCGGCCCGGGGCAGGGCCGCCGCGACGGTGGTGGTGGGCGAGGCCCTGGGCAGGGCAACAACAAACCGCGCACCACTGCACCGCCGGCCGACAACGCGCTGGCAGCCGCGTTTGCACGCGCCAAGCGCACTTGA